In Tursiops truncatus isolate mTurTru1 chromosome 10, mTurTru1.mat.Y, whole genome shotgun sequence, the sequence cttagttccccgaccagggatcgaacccgcaccccctgccttggaagcgtggagtcttaaccactggaccgccagggaagtccccaaggacAGAGATTTGTGACTGTTTCCAGTTTCCAGTGTCTGAGGGCTTGGGCTGTTTCCTCCTTTAAACTAGGCCTCAAAGCAAGCTCAGGATGAAATCCTTACAGATGATTTTTAACGCATTTTTCCTATGTGTTCATCTGTTCGTTCACAGCAAGCATATACTGAGCACCGACTCTGTGCTGGGCCTAGGGGCCATGTGGGTTGAGGAGCTTCCACTTCAGTTAGTTAGTGAGCCTACCAGTAAATCCCTGTGCTCCCTCCTTTGGCTTTGCCTGCCCTTGACCCAAGCTTCCTGGGCTCTCGTCCCCTCTGGCTCTCTCATCATTTCCTGATCCCTCTTTTGCCTCTTCAGAGAGATTCTGAGGACAAGAACTGGGCCCTCAAAGAACAGCTCAAGTCCTGGCAGCGGCTTCGGCACGACCTGGAGCGAGCCCGGCTGCTGGTGGAGCTGATCCGCAAGCGGGAGAAACTCAAAAGGGAGACGGTGAGTGCTCCTGGGCCAACTCTTTTTTACAGTAGAGAAAACAGacccaggaaaacagaaaacatggaCAAGTATGTGTCACCTGTCCAGGAAGCAACAGGGCTGATGCGGGAGTCAGGTCTCGTGAGCTCAGTTTGCTCTCAAGCCCACCGGAAGCAGAATGTCGCAGGAGAGTGTGACCGGAAGCCTAAATTATGTGATGCAGGTAGCTGGTGCTGGGAGCTCAAGGAAGGGAAAGTCCAGAGGAGTCAAGTACACCGAGCTGTGTAGGGTGGGAAGGAAGGCGAGTTCCCATACCAGCTACAGCCATCTCCTCAGACCTCTCTGCCAAGGGACGGCCTAGGCCTGGCTGATCGGGCCTTTATGTGTGTCAGATCAAGGTCCAGCAGATTGCCATGGAGATGCAGCTGACCCCTTTCCTCATCCTCCTTCGAAAAACCCTGGAGCAGCTCCAAGAGAAGGACACAGGCAACATCTTCAGCGAGCCGGTCCCTCTGTCTGAGGTAACCGAATTGGACGAAGTAAGAATCCCTTCCCCTCACTCcaccttctttctgttcctctcccAGATGGACCCCCGCTGCAGGTCTGGGCCAGGGACTAGGAGGGGACCTTGAAGAGAGGGGCTGGTGGCTCTGGGGCTCCAGGATGAACTGGAGCCACATGCATCACCTGGACTCTGTCTTGTCCCTGTCATATCCCAAGGGCCCAGAATGGGAGGCAATCTGCACTCCTTCCCCAGAGGCAGGGACTGAGTCTGCCAAATGAATTATCCCAGGGCAGGAAGACACTTTCCGGGTGCTGAACCCTAGAACGGAGAATTTAGAAGGCTCAGCACCTAAAGAACCATCTCTGAAGCCCTAGGTCCTGACTGGCAGACTCTTCTCtctaaaaggtataaaatgaGAGGCCTGAGGCAGCAGCCTCCTTATAAGTCTTAATGATAAGTAAAGAGAGCTATAGGAATGCAAGGTGGTGTTTTTTTCCAGAGGATTCCCCTAGTCATTTTCTTACTAAAGCGTCATATGGCTCTAGGAGATAGATTTGGCTGTAATTTCATTACTGTTTTCTAGGTGAGGAAaagaaggcccagagaggttaagaggcttgccaaggtcacacagcttgtgacTAGTAAAGTCAAGACTAGAATCCGGCTTTCTTTTCCCCTGTGCTGAATGCCTGCCTCTAACTGTGGTGGGAGGAGGTTGCTGGATGCATTTCAAGGGAGGTTATTAGGAACAGGGGTTCAGGGGGAATGAGGAACGTATCTCCACTTAGCTACACCTACCGTGTTCTCCCAGGTACCTGACTACCTAGACCACATCAAAAAGCCTATGGACTTTTTCACCATGAAGCAGAACTTGGAGGCTTACCGCTACCTGAACTTTGATGATTTTGAGGAGGACTTCAACCTCATCGTCAGCAACTGCCTCAAGTATAATGCCAAGGATACCATCTTCTACCGGGCAGCAGTGCGGCTCCGTGAGCAGGGTGGTGCTGTGCTCCGCCAGGCCCGGCGCCAGGCAGAAAAAATGGGCATTGACTTTGAGACGGGCATGCATATCCCCCACAGCCTGGCTGGAGACGAGGCCTCACACCACACCGAAGATGGTGGGTGATAAGTCACACCTCCACATAGACGCCAATGCCAGGGATGAACAGCTTTCCAAAGTCCCCTCCTGGGAGCAGGCATTGTGTAGGCAGGAAGCAGCTAGGCTGAGCAGTGGCAGGCTATCCCCAGGAATGCGCTCTAAGAAGCCAGACTGGGTGAACGCATAGCAGTCCCTGCCATTGCACATCTCGGTGCTACTGTTTTACAGCTGCTCCTGGTGAGAAGCAGAGGGGGAGAAGAGTGGGTTTCTTGTTGCCTGCCCAGGTTCACGGGGCCCAGAGGACTGCCCTGAGTCTGACCCTTTCCTCCCTATTCCCACCCCTGGCAGCAGAGGAAGAGCGGCTGGTCCTGCTGGAGAACCAGAAGCACTTGCCGGTGGAAGAGCAGCTGAAGCTGTTGCTTGAGCGGCTGGATGAGGTGAATGCCAGTAAGCAGAGCGTGGGCCGCTCAAGGCGTGCAAAGATGATCAAGAAAGAGATGACGGCACTGCGGCGCAAGCTTGCCACCCAGCGGGAAACTGGACGGGATGGGCCTGAGCGGCATGGCCCCTCCAGCCGGGGCAGCCTGACACCCCACCCGGCAGCCTGTGACAAGGACGGGCAGACAGACAGTGCCGCCGAGGAGAGCAGCAGCCAGGAGACAAGCAAAGGTCTGAACCCCGCAGCATGGTGGACCCCGAGGCCAGCCAGACTTTGACTCTGCAGCACACACTCAGCGCCTGCCATGCCCCAGGCAGAGGTCCCTCATGCACAGCCAGCTGCACTCTCTCCCTCAATTCCCCAGTCAAGGGCCTCTTAGCTGCCTCTCTGGCTATTTGTATAAGAGACAATGTTCCCAACTCCATGCCCCCCAGATTATCTCCCCTACTCTAGCTGGAGTTATGGTCCTATATACCCAGGGCCTACCCTGGATGTATGCCCTTCCCACATCAGGCCCCTCACCgactctccttctctctttctctgctccaggcctGGGTCCCAACATGTCCTCAACCCCCGCACATGAGGTGGGCAGGAGAACCTCAGTTCTGTTCTCCAAAAAGAACCCGAAGACAGCTGGACCGCCCAAGAGGCCGGGCCGGCCCCCCAAAAACCGGGAGAGCCAGATGACCCCCAGCCACGGAGGCAGTCCTGTGGGGCCCCCCCAGCTCCCCATCATGGGCTCCCTGCGTCAGCGCAAGCGGGGTAGGAGCCCTCGGCCCAGTTCGAGTTCAGACAGCGACAGTGATAAATCCACAGAAGACCCCCCAATGGGTGAGCCTCGCCATCACCCAGCCCCGCAGTAGAGTGAGCAAAGCTGCCATCCTTCCCAATATAACTCCCACCTATCCCTTCATTTGCCCATAATATATCAGAGCTAGAAGGGCCCTTAGGAATCCTTTAATTccattccctcattttacagatggggaaactgaagcccagagatgcTGACCCAGCTAGATTCCCATCCAGGGCCCCCCCACCTCCATTGTATCACTTCACCTTTTCTCTTCTTATCCTCCTTGGGGAATCTCCTTTAAGCCATTTGTGTCCTAAGGCCAGTAACTGCCAAGGGAAGTGCAAGGGGTGGGGCAGAGCTGTGGCCAACTGTGGTGGACACTGCCCAGAGCTAGCTCTGCTGGCCAAGGTTGGAGGAATTTTCCAGCACAGAAGTGAAAGCCAAGCTCTAAGTCCCTCTTACCCCCAGTAGATCTCTGATCTACATCTTCCTGACtgattccttcccttcccccctccccccaaccaagACTTACCAGCCAACGGCTTCAGCGGTGGAAACCAGCCAGTAAAGAAGAGTTTCTTGGTGTATCGTAATGACTGCAGCCTTCCTCGGAGCAGCTCGGACTCTGAGtccagcagcagtagcagcagcagcgcTGCCTCAGACCGGACCAGGTACCAGTCCTCCGGATCAAGACGCACCTCCGGGATGGCCTTCTAGATTTCCCTATGGGGAGTGGGGTGGCAGCCATTTTAGCCTAGATTAAGATGGCTCAAACCAAAGGTTCTCtgcaaaataaatggaatagatgAGACTGTCACCATAATGAAACAGAGGAGCCCACCCTGTGTTAAGCTGATGGTTTAGAACAGAGGGCATAAACTGGTTCCttgtgggctggatttggcctgcagaCATTTTGTTTGGCCAGcatagtcttaaaaaaaaaaaaaaaaaaagattcggaAGTGGCATATAAAATTCCCAGTTTCTGTAGTCTCTGTAAAAATCAGACTGGCAGTTCTGGCCACTGTTGACTTAAGACGGGCGCATGCATTCAGCACTACTGCTATGTCCAGCCCACTTCAGTCAGATCACCCCCAAGTCCCTGAGGGCATTTGAGTTTGAAATTCTTCAAGTAGCCTCTGCTTTCCAAACGTCTTAGACCCTAGGGGCTTAAAGAAGGGAGGATACCCACCATGCCATTCCCCACTCTTCCCCTCCTTTGAGTTGAGCTTCCCTTTTGTCCACAGCACAACGCCTTCAAAACAAGGCCGGGGCAAGCCCTCCTTCTCTCGGGGCACGTTCCCAGAGGATAGCAGTGAAGATACCTCAGGCACTGAGAACGAGGCCTACTCCGTGGGCACTGGCCGCGGCGTGGGCCACAGCAGTAAGTACGCCTGCCCAAAGCCAGGGGTTCTGGGGGCCCAGTGTCAGGGCCTTGCCAGACCCCGGACTGCTGATCCGCCCCCTCTCTCCCATTCCTGTGAAGTGGTAAGGAAGAGTCTGGGCCGGGGAGCTGGCTGGCTGTCAGAGGATGAGGACTCCCCACTGGATGCTCTGGACCTGGTGTGGGCCAAATGCCGAGGGTATCCATCATACCCAGCTCTGGTAGGCTTCCACTTTTCTTGTCATATCCCTTGTCTTCCAACCCCAGAACACAGACTCAAAAGTAGCAGACTTTTTCTACTCTCTGCTgagctgcagagcacaggagtCTTTGGCAGATAGACACTTAGAGGTCCCTGGTTagtttctccatctctccctctttcttccctttgccCCTTGGGCTCTGAAATAGTTCAGCATGGGAATAAGCCAAGGGTCAGCACTGCAGCCCTAGGAGTGTGGTAACCTTTTTCTGTTCCCACTTCAGACGTAGTCTCCAAATTCTTGGATAGGGTAAGCCTTGGGAAGGAGACTGAACTAAACCAAGGTCTTATTACACCCTTAGATCATTGATCCAAAGATGCCCCGGGAAGGTATGTTCCACCATGGGGTTCCCATCCCTGTGCCCCCACTGGAGGTGCTGAAACTTGGGGAACAGATGACCCAGGAAGCCCGAGAGCATCTCTACCTCGTCCTCTTCTTTGACAACAAGCGAACCTGGTAAGGGAGGAGGGGAGCATTTGATGTGACTCATAGCCACAGATGCAACCCTCGGTATCGGGGCAGGTTGCCAGGGAACTCCAGCAACAGACAGCCTGAGCTGTCATAAATCAGTGGGGGAGGGACTTAGATCTTTGAGCAAAAGGGTTGTGTTGACCAAGAGTCTGAGAGACTGAGCGGGCAGCAGCTGACAGACAGCTGTAGCTAGAAATCAAAGGACCGTGAGTGACTGTGACAAATGTGGGGGTGGCTCCCCACCCAGACTAAAGTGGCTTCTAGACTTACTtttcccacctctgcctccatGGTGACAAGATGGGGATAAAGCAGGCATAATCATTCAGGTTCTGAATGCCTGTTCCGTCACACTTACATGTGTGGTCTCTGGTTGTTAATTGTCTGCAGAGGATGTTTAATGTCAGTTAAGTCTGCCTGGAGCCCACTGGACAAGGTACCTATTTCAGGGTAGGTCAAGGCTCCTTTTTGTGCCCATAACTAACCTATGATTACCCCGTTGTGACCGATGACTGGGCTCTTTTCATCACTAGCCTGTGAGcagttccttgagagcagggactgcATCTCTTGGTTTCTTTAATTCCCACCAGAGCCTGGCCCAGAGTGGGGCACTCAGGAGGAGTTTTTGAAGGAATGAACAAGTGAGGAAGGCTGGTGCCTGTTGCTCCCCCAGAGATAAGAGATGACTTACTCGCTTCTCACCTCGTCCTACAGGCAGTGGCTGCCCAGGACTAAGCTGGTTCCTCTGGGCGTGAACCAGGACCTTGACAAGGAGAAGATGCTGGAGGGCCGGAAATCCAACATCCGCAAGTCAGTACAGATCGCCTACCACAGGGCTCTGCAGCACCGCAGCAAGGTGCAGGGCGAGCAGAGCAGTGAGACCAGCGATAGTGACTGATACTGTCCAGCACAACCCAACCTACAGTGCCCTGccacctctctcctcccctttgcTCACTGTCCTGGAGTGGCACCGGCCTCTGCACTGACTCATTCCTGGTCTTGGGGCCAGTCTCAGGGGAAGCTGGGTGGGGGAGGTCCCTCCCGCCCTGAGTGCAGCTGGACTGTACAGAACACTCCAAGGGCCCATGGGGGCTCTGCGCAATGAGAGGGGAGGTTCCACAGGCCAGAAAGCTCCAGAGACCTCACGGCATTGTAGCGCACGTTGGTGGGCCAAGCTTAGGACGCTGCGTAAAACAGGCCATCCAACCACCTCTGCCTACTCATGCCAGGAGAACCCCTAACTGCCTAGTGGCCTGAGGCCCCTGAGGTGGTGAGGTGAGCTGGCATCTGCACAGCCTAGCATTGAGATTGATGTCTGTCCAGCCCGGAAGAGGGGCACTAGGTGACCCCCCTCCCCTGCTGTTGTAAATACTGTAAATAGTGGAGAATTTAAATTATTCTCATTTGTAACTGCGTTTCCGGGTCGCGCCAGAGTCATTTGGTACTAAAAAAAAGACTGGGGCCTGTCCCCACTTCCCTTCTTCCCATAGATTCCCCCACCTTTCAAACTggtttgtatttatttcaaaggaagaaaatatattgatTCTTAGAAAATAAATGGTCTGTTTGGAATTCTTGGTTCTTGCCTTCTGCCAGGGCAAAAGTGAGGCTGTGTTCCTCGGGGATGGTAAATAATTGGGCCCAAGTGGTTGCTGGCTGCTGTGCCTGCTGCATTTGTAAGACAACAGCAAagataatattgggttggccgaaaagttcattcgtgtttttctgtaacatcttacggaaaaacccaaacgaactctTTGGCTAACCCAGTATGACAGCTCCCATTCCCCATGTCCTTCCTTCACTGAGTGGTAGACCCTGTGCTGAAGCACCTTTAGATACACAGTTTTGTATAATCCTTGCAATAACTACGGGGAAAGTTAATGACAGGGTAGTTATCTCCACAAAGACACCAAGGTTTAGacaaattaagtaacttgccaaagttcCCACAACTAGGAAGTCGCAGAGCTAGCATTTGAACAACAGCCTGCCTCCACAGCTGGCTCTTCAACCAGTATGCCGAACGGCTGGAAGGGAGGAGTCTCGTGGCCATTCCTTCGTGAACTGCAGATGCTTCGAGTCCTTTGCCAGTGAGACGGTCCGGGTGCTGCTTCAGTCACTATAGCTGTGTGACCCTTCTTCCCCTGTTTAGCTGGGGCCTCAGCAGGAATGCAGAGGGACTCTTCATTCCCCACCTTGACACCTTCTCTTCCAATGTAAGCATTTACTGGAGGAATGCCCTCTAAGCACTAGGCACCTGTGGGCCGTCGTGCCTGCAAAGGAGACAGACACAGGAAGCAGCTGCCCCAGGGCCTGGTAACTCCTGAAGCCCGGAACTGAGACGCTGCCAGGCTCACGGCCCCCGCTGCTGGGAACTGTGGCAAGAGGGACACAGAGATATATCAGCCGTCAGTCTGTCCCTTAAGGAATCTGAAGGCTAATGGCTCAGATACAGTAACCAAGAATCACCGCCCAGAGGCAGTTCTTGTGGCCCTGCTTTTTGTGTCTTTCTCCAGAAGGTAAGAAGTTACATGATACATCTCTCCTGGGTCAGGTAGCCGACCCTGGCACCGGGGCTGCCCGGGGGGCCACACACTTGGTGGTCCTGTGGCCTCTCTGGGCCGCTGGGCGCAGTCCCCGAGGCAGGCCTACCCAGGCCCCGTTGGGCAGGGCTGAGGGAGTGCTGTGGAGGAAGGCCCTAGACGGAGGGAGCAGCTGTGGCAGCCAGCGGGCGGCGCCCGGCGGGACAGTCCGAGGAGGCAGGCCTCTGACGAGGAAGTCTGTGAGGAGGCCTAAGCCTACAGCGTCGAGGCTCAGGGACAAGCCCTTGGAGGGTAGCGGCTCCGCGGGTGAGCGCGAAGGCAGAATCCTCGGGAGCCAGATGCCGTGGAGACACCTCAGAGGCTCGGCGGGCCCGGAGCTGCGTTCCGGCGCGATTCTCAGTGAGGGGGTGGTTCAGGGGAGGCCGACTGAGGAGGGCGAGGATCAGCCCCGAGAGGCTCGGTGAGAAAGGCTAAGGACGGCGAGGGATAGGACTTGGTTCTGTGGGCGGGCAGACCCTGAGGAATCCCAGGGCTCTGAGAAGATCAGGCAGTGAGGACTGGGGCCTGAGGGCGCACAGTGCGCCCGGACCCTGGGGAGCGGGGATGGGACACACCGGCGTGCCGAGTGCAGCCGAGCCCACAGAGGAAAGCCCAAGGGCGGGCAGCTAGCCCAGCGCGCGCCAACCGCTGCGGCGCCACGGAAAGGCCCGCCCACCCGCCGCCACGCCCGATTCTCATTGGCGACTCTTAACTCTCCGTGGATTGGCTACCTCTGGATCCAATTAGCCGGGCTTGAACCGTACTTCCGGTGAGAGAGGTCGGACGCCGGAGAAAGCCGAAGAGAGCGCTTCCGCGCGCTTCCCAAAGTCGCGGCAGCTCTTTGGGACAGTGGGGACAGTGGTGCGCGCCCGGAggctgtggggggcgggggaggataCGTAAGGAGGAAGGACGGGAGTGTCGGGACAGAGTGGGAGGGACGGAGCGTTGGTGAACCGCAAGGAGTGGGCCCTTTGGGGAGTGGAGAAATTGAATAAAACTGGGCGGGCCTTAAATAAGCAAATTAAGAGGCTAGGATTTGGTGGGCGAGGCCTAGAGGGGCGTGACCTTTGGGGCGGTGTCTCGGCGGAGCGTTGAGCTGCTTTGAGTGGGCGAGGGCATCATGGGGCGGAGCCTGACGTGGAAATGTTAGCCCGCTCCCTTCTGCAGCGTAGCATGAGACATCGCACTCTAGCCTCCGTCCCGGCCCTGTGGGCCTCCATCCCCTGTCCACGCTCTGAGCTGCGCCTGGACCTGGTTCTGGCTTCTGGACAGTCATTCCGGTAAGTGACCCTGGCTCCTGGCTCCTCGGCACAGCAGATCCTGGGGTGCATTGGGGGTGATGAAGAAACTTCAGAGTACaaaagaggagactgaggcacggGTGGTGACCCTGTTACATGCTTTATAAAGTGGAGGTGAGGTAATAAGCCTGCGCAGTGTTGTTGCGAGGATTACATGATATAACTGATGTAAAAGAAAGCACTTTTACTTTGCAATTTGTAAGTCAGTTTTGTATATGGAGCAGTTATAAGATGGGAGGGCCCCAAAGGGTGCAGGAAGGGAAACTGAGTACTAGGGCTGCCCTGTGCCTGGGGGTCAGGTGGAGGGAGCAAAGCCCTGCGCACTGGAGTGGCGTGCTGGCCGACCAGGTATGGACACTGACCCAGACTGAGGAGCATCTTTACTGCACTGTGTACCGAGGGGATAAGGGCCGGGTTGGCAGGCCCACACTGGAAGAGCTAAAGGCCGTGCGACAGTACTTCCGGCTGGATGTCAGCCTTGCTCAGCTGTATCACCATTGGAGTTCTGTGGACCCCCACTTTCAAGAGGTGGCTCAGAAATTCCAAGGTGAGTacagagcctgaggcaggggttggggtgcTTGTGATTTGGTTAAGTTactcagtttcaccatctgtaaaatggggattatagcCACTTCATAGgattttatgaggattaaagaagCTAagacatgtaaagtgcttagaatagtgcctgacacatagtaattattattactgttattattgtcCTGCTGACCACCATAGTGGAGTGACAAGGATATTGAGCCAAATCCGGGCTTTGTGATCTGGGGCTGGTGACATCATTCATTCTGTAAATGTTTACAGAGCATCAGCTATGCGACTGGGGATaccacagtgaacaaaacagaaacaaatccCCACCCTCATAGTGCTTACATTGTGGCTtcttcatctgtggaatgggaTGATAACCCAGACCTCACAAGATGCTATGAGGAATGAGAGCTCTGGTGTTGCTTTCTCTAACAGTGCTGTCCCTCATTCCCCTGGGATACCCCAGAGCCTTGGTACCTAGAATCTGAGGGTGAGAAGAGGCCACTCCCAATAACAGGTGATTTCTGGTCCCTCTGCCTTTCTGGTCCCCAGGTGTGCGACTCCTGCAACAGGATCCCATCGAGTGTCTCTTCTCCTTCATCTGTTCCTCCAACAACAACATTGCCCGCATCACTGGCATGGTGGAGCGGCTCTGCCAGACCTTCGGACCTCGGCTCCTCCAGCTTGATGAGGTCACCTACCATGGCTTCCCCAGCTTGCAGGCCCTGGCTGGTGAGTAGGTGGGTCCTTGCCTCCAGGCCTTCCAGCAGCTCTCAAGGTCTGTTCAGTTTTCCCCTGGTGCCCTTCTCCCATCTCAAAGCTTCCTGCCTTTCTAAATACTGCCCTCATCCAGAATACTGCCCTGCCTGGTCTGATCAGCCCCAGTTACACCTCATCTTCCTTATCTGTCCCTGAAATGTCAGCACCTCAGTAGTCTGGACCTTTTGCCCCATGGGTTCAATGGCTCATCAGAAGACATCTGTATACAGTGTACAGTAATTTGGACTTAAGAGCACGCATTCTAGAGACAGCCTGCCTGGGTCAGAATCTCAACTCTGGCACGTGACTTCTACGTATATGACCTTGAGCCATTATCTagcctctgtgtgcctcagttttttaatCCATTGAATGGGATAAGAATAGCacctactgggcttccctggtggtgcagtggttgagagtccgcctgccgatgcaggggacacgggttcgtgccccggtccgggaagatcccacatgccgcagagcggctgggcccgtgagccatggccgctgagcctgtgcgtccggagcctgtgctctacaacgggagaggccgcaacagtgagaggcccacgtaccgcaaaaaaaaaaaaaaaaaaaaaagaatagcaccTACCTATCAGAGTTGTCATGAGGGTTGAGTAAAGGAATACACATACTgcacctagcacagtgtttgGCTTATGGGATGTAAACAGAAAATTCAACTTGTTATCTCTGCAATGAATCCAACAATTCTGCAACCAGAAACGCATATGTTCTTCACGGCAGCCCTGTGAGGCAAGTATTTTACAGAGGCAAGTATGTCAGTTGGCAGTTGTGAGAACCAAGCTAGAGAAAGTGCTTGGTGACTGCATAGCAAGGAGACAGCCCCCTCTGGAGAAAACAGAATGTTTTAGGTGCTTAGAAACCCAATCTTGGGTCTTAGCTCCCAGCTTAGTAGTCATAAGACCTCAAGAAATTCATTCACCTCTCCAAGCTTCTCTTAACTTGTTTGTGGAATGGGAATAACAGTCTCTATCCAGAAGGGTTTGAGGGATGAATAAAGCAATCATGAGGTAGTGCAAtgggttaagagcacaggcttggtgTCCCAGACCTCAGTGCAAGGTCCCATCTCTACCATGTCCTTTCTtgatcaagttacttaacctcttctaGGCCTTCATTTTCTCCATCCATAAAGTGGGAAGAACAATAATGTTGTCATCAGGGTCCTTGAGAAAAGTAAGCATGATAATGTACCTAAAGCACTTTGCCCATGCATGATACCCGGGACTTGAAAATAGAAGCTGTTGCTGTTATCATGACTTTTATTTTAGATCATGAATGTGAACGCCCTTTGGAAAGGTTAAGGAACTTAACTGGGGAGTTCCTCCAGGGCAGCAAGTCCTTCTCAGTCCCTTCTGCAGTGCACAGCACATAGTCAGTGCTCAGAGAACATTTGTGGAGGGGCAGAACCCAGGCCTTAACCCTTTCCTTTGTACATGCAAGTGTCCTGGGGTCTCCCAGAGGGTGGCAAGGTAGGAGAGGGGTGCTTAGGGAAAGCATTCCTGTGGGGTGCAGGGCTCACACACTAGCCTGATGACAGGAAGGATGTGATAATGCCTGACCCCtgatcccctccccaccaccccacagGGCCACAGGTGGAGGCTCAGCTCAGGAAGCTGGGCCTGGGGTATCGTGCCCGCTATGTGAGTGCCAGTGCCCGAGCCATCCTGGAAGAACGgggtggacttccctggctgcAGCAGCTGCGCAAGGCACCCTACGAGGAGGCCCATAAGGCCCTCTGCACCCTGCCTGGGGTAGGCACCAAGGTAAGGCCCCAGGGGGGTAGGAGCTGCCCTCACCACCCATGCAGAGAGTAgcggaggaggagagaaggcaggcCTGAGAGTTGGGTGCTTGGATGCGGGCTTCTCTTCTGGAGGCAgagtgggaaggagaaaggatACCAGCAGAtgttttattagagaaatgtagaATGCAGAAAGGGTATAAAAGACATTGCTCTTTGAATGCGTTTTTAGAAAAACCATTTGtttaggtacatatatacactgctatatgCAGAAATTTCCAGAAGGAATCACAGGGAACTTaatagtggttacctttgggaagacaaatgaaaagatgtttccacttttcattttgttcttctcGTAAAATTATATGCACTTATAGAACTTCTTGTTAAATATCAACAGCGTTAGCTATCAGAAAGATGATTAGGAATTtggcatttattgttttcttttttatatttctctgtactttaaaaatgaacttttgcTTAAAGAACTCTTTTTAATGGGCTCTGAACTCCAGCCTAACCCTAATTA encodes:
- the OGG1 gene encoding N-glycosylase/DNA lyase isoform X16, producing the protein MLARSLLQRSMRHRTLASVPALWASIPCPRSELRLDLVLASGQSFRWREQSPAHWSGVLADQVWTLTQTEEHLYCTVYRGDKGRVGRPTLEELKAVRQYFRLDVSLAQLYHHWSSVDPHFQEVAQKFQGVRLLQQDPIECLFSFICSSNNNIARITGMVERLCQTFGPRLLQLDEVTYHGFPSLQALAGLHFLHP
- the OGG1 gene encoding N-glycosylase/DNA lyase isoform X4 translates to MLARSLLQRSMRHRTLASVPALWASIPCPRSELRLDLVLASGQSFRWREQSPAHWSGVLADQVWTLTQTEEHLYCTVYRGDKGRVGRPTLEELKAVRQYFRLDVSLAQLYHHWSSVDPHFQEVAQKFQGVRLLQQDPIECLFSFICSSNNNIARITGMVERLCQTFGPRLLQLDEVTYHGFPSLQALAGPQVEAQLRKLGLGYRARYVSASARAILEERGGLPWLQQLRKAPYEEAHKALCTLPGVGTKVADCICLMALDKPQAVPVDVHVWQIAQCDYSWHPTTKGPSPQANKELGTQSCGKSSLCSTHCQPEVRSPGQSGHTRPPWGLGSRKQEAVINWLEEAPPWTQPPQPVRPRSEDLPNCPPTPSSGTALPFLLP
- the OGG1 gene encoding N-glycosylase/DNA lyase isoform X12 codes for the protein MLARSLLQRSMRHRTLASVPALWASIPCPRSELRLDLVLASGQSFRWREQSPAHWSGVLADQVWTLTQTEEHLYCTVYRGDKGRVGRPTLEELKAVRQYFRLDVSLAQLYHHWSSVDPHFQEVAQKFQGVRLLQQDPIECLFSFICSSNNNIARITGMVERLCQTFGPRLLQLDEVTYHGFPSLQALAGPQVEAQLRKLGLGYRARYVSASARAILEERGGLPWLQQLRKAPYEEAHKALCTLPGVGTKTSPRLCPWMSMCGRSLNVTTAGTPPPRVRAPRPTRNWEPRAVARAASVPPTVSQK
- the OGG1 gene encoding N-glycosylase/DNA lyase isoform X1, producing the protein MLARSLLQRSMRHRTLASVPALWASIPCPRSELRLDLVLASGQSFRWREQSPAHWSGVLADQVWTLTQTEEHLYCTVYRGDKGRVGRPTLEELKAVRQYFRLDVSLAQLYHHWSSVDPHFQEVAQKFQGVRLLQQDPIECLFSFICSSNNNIARITGMVERLCQTFGPRLLQLDEVTYHGFPSLQALAGPQVEAQLRKLGLGYRARYVSASARAILEERGGLPWLQQLRKAPYEEAHKALCTLPGVGTKVADCICLMALDKPQAVPVDVHVWQIAQCDYSWHPTTKGPSPQANKELGSFFRSLWGPYAGWAQAVSVPSLPVLLQSRPHRTSPQALTHFLLPRHCPRCCSVLTCANPTELRSHQQSAERDAQGRKARWGRWTKGCPKYPSPPFPLLTPIQSHVGKGAPCSYLRAQAPSNQAVCVTVWDGSCLGRQSYLWF
- the OGG1 gene encoding N-glycosylase/DNA lyase isoform X11, whose product is MLARSLLQRSMRHRTLASVPALWASIPCPRSELRLDLVLASGQSFRWREQSPAHWSGVLADQVWTLTQTEEHLYCTVYRGDKGRVGRPTLEELKAVRQYFRLDVSLAQLYHHWSSVDPHFQEVAQKFQGVRLLQQDPIECLFSFICSSNNNIARITGMVERLCQTFGPRLLQLDEVTYHGFPSLQALAGPQVEAQLRKLGLGYRARYVSASARAILEERGGLPWLQQLRKAPYEEAHKALCTLPGVGTKVADCICLMALDKPQAVPVDVHVWQIAQCDYSWHPTTKGPSPQANKELGSPFHRRNN
- the OGG1 gene encoding N-glycosylase/DNA lyase isoform X15, whose translation is MLARSLLQRSMRHRTLASVPALWASIPCPRSELRLDLVLASGQSFRWREQSPAHWSGVLADQVWTLTQTEEHLYCTVYRGDKGRVGRPTLEELKAVRQYFRLDVSLAQLYHHWSSVDPHFQEVAQKFQGVRLLQQDPIECLFSFICSSNNNIARITGMVERLCQTFGPRLLQLDEVTYHGFPSLQALAGTQSCGKSSLCSTHCQPEVRSPGQSGHTRPPWGLGSRKQEAVINWLEEAPPWTQPPQPVRPRSEDLPNCPPTPSSGTALPFLLP
- the OGG1 gene encoding N-glycosylase/DNA lyase isoform X2, which produces MLARSLLQRSMRHRTLASVPALWASIPCPRSELRLDLVLASGQSFRWREQSPAHWSGVLADQVWTLTQTEEHLYCTVYRGDKGRVGRPTLEELKAVRQYFRLDVSLAQLYHHWSSVDPHFQEVAQKFQGVRLLQQDPIECLFSFICSSNNNIARITGMVERLCQTFGPRLLQLDEVTYHGFPSLQALAGPQVEAQLRKLGLGYRARYVSASARAILEERGGLPWLQQLRKAPYEEAHKALCTLPGVGTKTSPRLCPWMSMCGRSLNVTTAGTPPPRVRAPRPTRNWEAFSGACGDLMLAGPKQLLPPTRCCSVLTCANPTELRSHQQSAERDAQGRKARWGRWTKGCPKYPSPPFPLLTPIQSHVGKGAPCSYLRAQAPSNQAVCVTVWDGSCLGRQSYLWF